A single Bufo bufo chromosome 6, aBufBuf1.1, whole genome shotgun sequence DNA region contains:
- the ING4 gene encoding inhibitor of growth protein 4 codes for MAAGMYLEHYLDSIENLPFELQRNFQLMRDLDQRTEDLKCHIDRLSCQYMSSARTMSSEEKLQLLRQVQESYSKCKEYGDDKVQLAMQTYEMVDKHIRRLDTDLARFEADLKEKHIESSDYDSCSSKGKKKGRGQKEKKAPKVRSKVKNSDDETTKSGQKKIKLVQTTEYGTPASNFGKVHPSDVLDMPVDPNEPTYCLCHQVSYGEMIGCDNPDCSIEWFHFACVGLATKPRGKWYCPRCSQERKKK; via the exons atggcggctggcatGTACCTGGAGCATTATTTGGACA GTATAGAAAATCTGCCATTTGAGCTCCAGAGGAACTTCCAGCTGATGAGAGATCTTGACCAGAGAACAGAAG ATCTGAAGTGTCACATAGACCGTCTGTCCTGTCAGTATATGAGCAGCGCCCGGACAATGAGCTCAGAGGAAAAGCTGCAGCTCCTCAGACAAGTGCAGGAGTCGTACAGTAAATGCAAGGAATATGGAGACGATAAAGTGCAGCTGGCCATGCAGACGTATGAGATG GTTGACAAACACATTCGGAGGTTGGACACAGACCTCGCTCGCTTTGAAGCTGATCTGAAAGAGAAGCACATTGAATCCAGTgactatgacagctgctccagcaaaggcAAAAAGA AAGGCAGAGGTCAGAAGGAGAAGAAAGCCCCTAAGGTCCGATCAAAGGTGAAGAACTCTGATGACGAGACAACAAAGAGCGGGCAGAAGAAGATCAAATTGGTTCAGAC GACAGAATACGGCACTCCTGCTAGTAATTTCGGGAAAGTGCACCCTTCTGACGTTTTGGATATGCCTGTGGACCCCAATGAGCCCACGTACTGCCTGTGCCACCAGGTGTCATACGGAGAGATGATTGGATGTGACAATCCTGAT TGCTCCATCGAATGGTTTCATTTTGCTTGTGTCGGACTTGCTACAAAGCCTCGTGGAAAATG GTACTGCCCCCGCTGCTCTCAGGAGAGGAAGAAGAAATGA